The Thermovirga sp. region CGATCCCCGACCTGGAGGTCGTCCTGGTAGGGACCCATTCGGGCCTTTCCGCGGGGGAGGACGGGGCCGTGCACCAGATGAACCAGGACGTGGCCCTGATGAGAAGCCTGCCCAGGATGTCCATTCTTGTACCTTCGGACTTCGACTCCTCTTCAAAGATGGCAAAACTGGCCCTTGAGCATCACGGCCCCGTCTACATTCGCCTGGGCCGCGACGAGGTCCCCGACACGGGCTCCGTCGGCGAGGCCGAGTTGCGTATTGGAGGCGGGAGACTCCTGGTCGAGGGCGACGGCGTCACCCTTTGTGCCTGTGGTATCATGGTCCACGAAGCGTTGAAGGCCGCCAAGATCCTCTCCCAGCAGGGCATAAACGCCGAAGTGATCGATTGTTTCAGCCTGAAACCCCTGCCTTCCCGGTTGATTCTCTCGTCGCTGAGGAGGACCGGGTGTTGCGTCGTGGCGGAGGAGCATAACACGATCGGTGGGCTGAGCGAGGCTATTGCCGCCCTTTCCGCCGCGGAGAACCCCGTTCCCGTGAGGAGTGTTGCCATAACCGATCGGTACGGCCAGAGCGGGACCCCCTTGGAATTGCAGGAGTACTATGGTCTGACCTTCCGAGAGATCGTGGGGGAATCGGCCCAGGTGTGGTCCATGCGCAGGAGGTAACGGATGGAGATTCGGTTCGCCGGTGTGACAAAACAGTTCGCCCCCGATATCGTCGCCCTCCAGGATATTTTCCTCACCATCGACAAGGGGGAGTTTGTCTACCTTGTGGGGCCCACGGGATCCGGCAAAACGACGCTTCTCAGGCTTGTCACCCGGGAACTGGTGCCCACCAAGGGGCGCGTCACCGTGGGTGACGTTAACATAAGAAAGATAGCCTCCCACGACCTAGCCTACCTCAGGAGGAATATCGGGGTGGTTTTCCAGGATTTCCGACTCCTCCCCGACCTGACGGTACACGAGAATATCGCCTTCGTTCAGGAAGTTATCGGCGTTCCCAGCCACGACGTTCAGAAGAGGACCAACGATGTGCTGGACCGCCTTGGGCTCTGGCGGAGGAGGAACCTTTATCCCGAACAGATATCGGGCGGAGAACAGCAAAGGGTGGCCATAGGAAGGGCCATCGCGAACTCGCCTTCGATCCTTCTTGCCGATGAGCCCACGGGGAACCTTGATACGGACACGGCCGACGAGATACTGCAGCTTCTGCTGTCGATCAACGCCTCGGGGACCACCCTGGTGGTGGCGACCCACAACCAGTATATTGTAGATTCCTATCGCCAGAGGGTTATCGAGCTCCTCAAGGGACGGCTGGTCAGGGACGAGAGGAAGGGCAGGTATCGATCCGATGGGGACCTTTAGGTACGTACTCAGGGATGCCTGGAGGCTGCTTTCCAGGCATTCGGGGTTGAGCTTCCTGACGGTCCTCACCTCCGTCGCGGTATTCTTCCTCGTGGGGGCCAGCATCCTCTTCGTCCTCAACACGCGGTACCTCATCGAGGTCGTCGAGGGAGACCTCACTGTCCAGGCTTACGTTCAAAATTCCGAGGAAGCCCTGGAGGCGGTGGCCCGGAAAGCCATTTCCTACGATTCGGTCTCATCGGTGAAGATCGTGACTGCCGCGGAAGCCCTGGAACGCCTCAAGGCAAGGCTGGGCAAACTGGCCGAGGCAGTGGCACTGCTCGAGGAAAACCCTCTTCCACCCAGCGTGGAAGTCCAGGTGAAAAGGGCGTCCTACGCGACGGTCATAGCCCGGGAATTGATCGCCCTGCCGGAGGTTGAGGAGGTAGTCTACGCCGGCACCATAGCCGAGAGACTACAAAAGATTTCCCGTTTCGTGTCCCGACTGTCCCTGGTCGTGCTCGTGGTCTCCCTGGCATCGGCGGCCCTGGTGCTCTTCAATACGATCCGTATCGGCGTGTACGCCAGGAAGGACGAGATCGGCAAGATGCTCCTCGTCGGCGCCTCCCGGAGTTTTGTGATCTTTCCCTATGTACTGCAGGGAGTTTTTCTCGGAACCCTGGGCGCGGCACTCTCCGTCCTGATGCTATGGTTTTCCTACGGCATGGCCATAAACACTCTTGAAAGGTCTCTTCCCTTCCTCAGGCTGCTTACCGACAGGATCATCGTCCTCAGAGTCGGTGCCGTCCTGGTCCTGGCGGGCCTGTCCGCCGGTTGGATCTGCAGCTGGCTTGCCGCGTCCCGTTTTGTAAGACAAGCGTCCAGGTCGATCTAGGAATAGACTGGGGGTGTAGAGATCATGAGAGTTAAAGGATGGTCTTTTCCCGCGATACTTCTTCTGACTTTTTTGGTTTTTCCCCCAGCCGTGGCCCAGGGGGCCAACCTGCCCGATCTTGACTCGAGGATCAAGGACGAGCAGGGCCGCCTGGAAGCGATAGAAAAACAGATCTCCTTTCACCAGAAGCAGATCGGGGAGGCTCGCAAGAAGGAGCAGGGCCTGCTGGACGATCTGTCCAGGATCGACCAGAGCGTGACCCTTCTCAGGCAGAAGGTCGCCCTCCTTGACCTGCAACGGGAGAAGACGGAGCAGCGGATCAACGAACTGACTTCAGAGATCGAAAGCACCGAGGCAGACCTGGCCAGGACCAGGGGCTACCTCGCCAAGAGGTTCGAGGCGATCTACAAGTACGGCGGTGTAGCGGAATACAACCTCCTTCTCTCCTCGAGCAGTGCCCATGAGGCGCTCAACAACGCCTACCTCTTGACCAGGATGGCGCGCGAGGATGAACGAAGGATATTGTTCATGAAGGAGGAGAAGAAGAAGTTGGAATCCTCCAGGAAGGAGATGCTGGACCAGAAGGCCCTGCTGGTTAAGCAGAAGGGAAACCTGGAGAAAGACCAAAAGTCGCTGAAAAGCTCGGAATCGCAGAGAAAACAGTCCCTGGACGCCTTGACGAAGCAGAAGAACCTGCATCAGAAAGCAGCCCGGGAACTGGAAGAATCGCAGAAAGAACTCCAGGGCAAGATACGCGAACTGATGACCCAGAAAAGAAAGTCCCAGGAGTCCAGGGCCGGCGTTCCACCGGTATACCTGCCTTCGGGCGGGAAGCTTTCCTGGCCGGTCAGGGGCGAGATAAGCAGCCAATTCGGTACCAGGGTGCACCCCGTGTTCAAGACCAAAATAATGCATACCGGGCTTGATATACGGGCGCCGGCGGGCACCCCGGTCAAGGCCGCGGCCGCCGGAGAGGTGCTCT contains the following coding sequences:
- a CDS encoding transketolase, coding for TAAGLALGGRKPVAVAPSAFLTARSFDQIRTCLAIPDLEVVLVGTHSGLSAGEDGAVHQMNQDVALMRSLPRMSILVPSDFDSSSKMAKLALEHHGPVYIRLGRDEVPDTGSVGEAELRIGGGRLLVEGDGVTLCACGIMVHEALKAAKILSQQGINAEVIDCFSLKPLPSRLILSSLRRTGCCVVAEEHNTIGGLSEAIAALSAAENPVPVRSVAITDRYGQSGTPLELQEYYGLTFREIVGESAQVWSMRRR
- a CDS encoding ATP-binding cassette domain-containing protein, which translates into the protein MEIRFAGVTKQFAPDIVALQDIFLTIDKGEFVYLVGPTGSGKTTLLRLVTRELVPTKGRVTVGDVNIRKIASHDLAYLRRNIGVVFQDFRLLPDLTVHENIAFVQEVIGVPSHDVQKRTNDVLDRLGLWRRRNLYPEQISGGEQQRVAIGRAIANSPSILLADEPTGNLDTDTADEILQLLLSINASGTTLVVATHNQYIVDSYRQRVIELLKGRLVRDERKGRYRSDGDL
- a CDS encoding ABC transporter permease, giving the protein MGTFRYVLRDAWRLLSRHSGLSFLTVLTSVAVFFLVGASILFVLNTRYLIEVVEGDLTVQAYVQNSEEALEAVARKAISYDSVSSVKIVTAAEALERLKARLGKLAEAVALLEENPLPPSVEVQVKRASYATVIARELIALPEVEEVVYAGTIAERLQKISRFVSRLSLVVLVVSLASAALVLFNTIRIGVYARKDEIGKMLLVGASRSFVIFPYVLQGVFLGTLGAALSVLMLWFSYGMAINTLERSLPFLRLLTDRIIVLRVGAVLVLAGLSAGWICSWLAASRFVRQASRSI
- a CDS encoding peptidoglycan DD-metalloendopeptidase family protein, yielding MRVKGWSFPAILLLTFLVFPPAVAQGANLPDLDSRIKDEQGRLEAIEKQISFHQKQIGEARKKEQGLLDDLSRIDQSVTLLRQKVALLDLQREKTEQRINELTSEIESTEADLARTRGYLAKRFEAIYKYGGVAEYNLLLSSSSAHEALNNAYLLTRMAREDERRILFMKEEKKKLESSRKEMLDQKALLVKQKGNLEKDQKSLKSSESQRKQSLDALTKQKNLHQKAARELEESQKELQGKIRELMTQKRKSQESRAGVPPVYLPSGGKLSWPVRGEISSQFGTRVHPVFKTKIMHTGLDIRAPAGTPVKAAAAGEVLFAGWLRGYGQIVILDHGRDLSTVYAHLSQIRAGEGKVVKAGEVIGNVGNTGVASGPHLHFEVRVNGEAKNPVSFLGR